The DNA window CTTGTGCGTGCTCAGCGAGGTGTTGTGTGAATTGGTGTGCGTCGCCGGATTCGTCCTCGGTCGTGTACACCGCACCCAATATCCTGTCGGCGCAAGCGGCAAGTGCAGGCTCAAGTGCAACCGCCTCCGCAGGGCCTAGCACACGGCGCTGGCAGCCTAGCTCCGCCATCCAATCAATCGTTTTCAGGGCCGCCTGGTATTCCCGCTTTTCCTCAAAGAAAGCCAGGATTCCTCTGGTTTGTTGGCAATATGCCAAGCCGAGTGATCGCCTGAGATGACCTAGCTCGGTTCGGCTTTCCAGCCCAAGTCTGACCAGCTCGCGGGCGTGTCGATGGGATCGCCCCGGCCAGCATTCCAGCAAGAAACGAATGCCCCAGCGCCATTGGGCGGCGTCGGCTCTCAATCTGAACAAGAGTGGCGCGTCTTCGTGGCCTAGCCATTTGATGATTTTTCTTGGCGCATCCGGGTTGGCCCAGGGCTCCGCTTGCCCGACAGAGATCTGCCCACCATTGGCAAAACTGGTCTCCATACCAGCTGCAGGCTGCCGATCGACAATGGTGACGTCGAACCCCGCCTGTTTGAGAAACCAAGCAGTGGTCGTGCCCACCACCCCTGCGCCCAATACCATCACATGCATGGGTGTGCCCTCGTGAAATTGTCTGGTGCCACCAGGGAAAGGCGGATCAGATGCGGGCAGTGTGGGTGAGCAGGATGGCCATCGCCTGCCTCGACGGGTTGGGTATCAATAATCATCAAGCACCCTGTTGGGCTGGCCATATTGTTGACCATGGCGTGCACCTGGCGGACATGCAGCATTGATAGAGCGGCATGATGCGTTGGTGGATACGGTTTGGGATTCATCATATGAATATGGTGCGTGGGCTGATCTACCTGGTGTGATGGCGAGTTGGAATGACTCACCATCA is part of the Chitinivorax tropicus genome and encodes:
- a CDS encoding D-amino acid dehydrogenase, coding for MHVMVLGAGVVGTTTAWFLKQAGFDVTIVDRQPAAGMETSFANGGQISVGQAEPWANPDAPRKIIKWLGHEDAPLLFRLRADAAQWRWGIRFLLECWPGRSHRHARELVRLGLESRTELGHLRRSLGLAYCQQTRGILAFFEEKREYQAALKTIDWMAELGCQRRVLGPAEAVALEPALAACADRILGAVYTTEDESGDAHQFTQHLAEHAQAAGVRWLLDHHITKLHQHHSRLTGVEVQHGGQTLLLTADAYVVALGSYSPLLLKPLGIRLPIYPVKGYSITLPVGDNPAAPTVSLTDESRKLVFSRLGDRLRVAGTAELNGYDQQLNAVRLQALEQRTLQLFPALQGTRDIVHWTGLRPATPHNVPFIGPSRLSNLFLNTGHGTLGWTLSCGSAKRLSALMSNVLRP